In the genome of Meles meles chromosome 4, mMelMel3.1 paternal haplotype, whole genome shotgun sequence, one region contains:
- the LOC123940187 gene encoding 60S ribosomal protein L21-like — protein sequence MTNTKGKRRGTRYMFSRPFRKHAVVPLATYMRIYKKGDIVDIKGMGTVQKGMPHKCYHGKTGRVYNVTQHAVGIVVNKQVKGKILAKRINVRIEHIKHSKSRDSFLKRVKENDQKKKEAKEKGTWVQLKRQPAPPREAHFVRSNGKEPELLEPIPYEFMA from the coding sequence ATGACcaacacaaagggaaagaggaggggtaCCCGTTACATGTTCTCTAGGCCTTTCAGAAAACATGCAGTTGTTCCTTTGGCCACGTACATGCGAATCTACAAGAAAGGTGATATTGTGGACATCAAGGGAATGGGCACTGTTCAAAAGGGAATGCCCCACAAATGTTACCATGGCAAAACTGGAAGAGTCTACAATGTTACTCAGCATGCTGTTGGCATTGTTGTCAACAAACAAGTTAAGGGCAAGATTCTTGCCAAGAGAATTAATGTACGCATTGAGCATATTAAACATTCAAAGAGCCGAGATAGCTTCCTGAAGCGtgtaaaggaaaatgatcagaaaaagaaggaagccaaagagaaaggtACTTGGGTTCAACTGAAGCGTCAGCCTGCTCCACCCAGAGAAGCACATTTTGTGAGAAGCAATGGAAAGGAGCCCGAACTGCTGGAACCCATTCCCTATGAATTCATGGcatga